One window from the genome of Acinetobacter sp. LoGeW2-3 encodes:
- a CDS encoding NADP(H)-dependent aldo-keto reductase: MQFKPLADTGILLPEICLGTMTFGEQNTQEQAFEQLDYALDQGLYFWDTAEMYPVPPKPETQGATERIIGNWIASRGGRDKLFLASKIAGPSQGGSHIRDGQTKFVASEISAAIDNSLARLQTDYIDLYQLHWPQRPANFFGKLGYGNAEAAEDRAVTDLEETLTALHDEIKKGRIRYIGLSNETPWGTMKFLHLAEKLGLSKFVSVQNPYSLLNRTYEIGMSEIAKYEGVGLLAYSPLAFGYLTGKFRNGARPANARVTLFSRFSRYSNPESEWAVEQYAQLAEQHGLTLTQLSLAFIKQQFFVTSTIIGATNLDQLKENIQAFDVNLSEEVLQGIEAIHRQQPNPAP; this comes from the coding sequence ATGCAATTCAAACCACTTGCAGATACAGGCATTTTACTTCCAGAAATTTGTTTGGGTACCATGACCTTTGGTGAGCAAAATACCCAAGAACAAGCTTTTGAACAGCTCGATTATGCACTGGATCAAGGGTTGTACTTTTGGGATACTGCGGAAATGTACCCGGTGCCACCAAAACCGGAAACCCAAGGTGCCACAGAACGCATTATCGGAAACTGGATTGCATCACGTGGTGGTCGTGACAAACTATTTTTAGCCTCTAAAATTGCTGGTCCATCGCAAGGTGGTAGCCATATCCGTGATGGCCAAACCAAGTTTGTGGCTTCGGAGATTTCTGCTGCAATTGATAACTCGCTTGCACGTTTGCAGACTGATTATATCGACCTTTACCAATTGCACTGGCCACAACGTCCAGCTAATTTCTTTGGCAAGCTCGGTTATGGCAATGCTGAAGCAGCAGAAGATCGTGCAGTCACTGATCTAGAAGAAACCCTGACCGCTTTACATGATGAAATCAAGAAAGGTCGTATTCGCTATATCGGTCTATCGAATGAAACGCCTTGGGGCACCATGAAGTTCCTGCATTTGGCAGAAAAGCTGGGTCTTTCTAAATTTGTCAGTGTGCAAAATCCTTATAGCTTGCTGAACCGTACTTATGAAATTGGCATGTCAGAAATCGCCAAATATGAAGGTGTAGGCTTACTGGCTTATTCACCACTGGCATTTGGTTATCTGACCGGTAAATTCCGCAATGGTGCGCGTCCAGCCAATGCCCGTGTCACTTTGTTCTCTCGCTTTAGCCGTTATAGTAATCCTGAAAGTGAATGGGCAGTCGAGCAGTATGCACAACTGGCTGAGCAGCATGGCCTGACATTAACCCAGTTGTCACTGGCTTTCATTAAACAGCAGTTCTTCGTGACTAGTACCATTATTGGTGCAACCAATCTGGATCAGCTCAAAGAAAATATTCAGGCGTTTGACGTGAATCTGTCTGAAGAAGTCTTACAAGGTATTGAAGCGATTCACCGTCAGCAGCCAAATCCAGCACCATAA
- the crp gene encoding cAMP-activated global transcriptional regulator CRP: protein MTSNFSQLSTDALSPGQLPESVKALLKRAYINRYPKRTTIVDAGTESKSLYLILKGSVSIILREDDEREIVVAYLNAGDFFGEMGLFEANPQRTAEVRTRDVCEIAEITYENFHELSKQYPDLSYAVFAQLVRRLKNTTRKVTDLAFIDVSGRIARCLIDLSAQPEAMILPNGRQIRITRQEIGRIVGCSREMVGRVLKTLEEQGMIETDGKAILIFDASLEQNEVPAEDESEE from the coding sequence ATGACTTCAAACTTTTCACAATTAAGCACAGATGCACTTTCTCCGGGGCAATTACCAGAATCCGTGAAGGCATTATTAAAACGTGCATATATCAACCGTTACCCAAAACGTACAACGATCGTTGATGCAGGAACAGAATCTAAATCTTTATATTTGATTCTGAAGGGGTCTGTATCGATCATTCTTCGTGAAGATGATGAGCGTGAAATTGTCGTAGCATATTTGAATGCGGGTGACTTTTTTGGGGAAATGGGTTTATTCGAAGCAAATCCACAACGTACTGCAGAAGTGCGTACGCGTGACGTTTGTGAAATTGCGGAAATTACCTACGAAAACTTCCATGAACTCAGCAAGCAATATCCTGACTTAAGTTATGCGGTATTTGCCCAGCTGGTTCGACGTCTGAAGAACACCACGCGTAAAGTAACTGACCTGGCATTTATCGATGTTTCTGGTCGTATTGCACGTTGTCTGATTGATCTTTCAGCTCAGCCTGAAGCGATGATTCTGCCAAATGGCCGTCAGATCCGTATTACTCGTCAGGAAATTGGCCGTATCGTGGGCTGTTCCCGTGAAATGGTGGGGCGTGTGCTGAAAACGCTGGAAGAGCAAGGCATGATCGAAACGGATGGTAAAGCAATTCTGATCTTTGATGCTTCATTAGAACAAAATGAAGTGCCAGCTGAAGATGAATCTGAAGAATAA
- a CDS encoding OsmC family protein — protein sequence MQTSVHWLENVAFEAKTQSGHTVIMDGSPEYGGENRGPRPMELLLTGLGGCASFDIVTILKKARQDITDVRCELKAERADAIPAVFTKIHLHFVVTGKGVKEKQVAKAVELSAEKYCSASKMLSDGGVEITHDFEIIEAE from the coding sequence ATGCAAACAAGTGTACATTGGCTAGAGAATGTTGCTTTTGAAGCAAAAACTCAAAGTGGTCATACTGTGATTATGGATGGCTCGCCAGAATACGGTGGTGAGAACCGTGGTCCTCGCCCAATGGAACTATTATTAACCGGTTTGGGCGGTTGTGCTTCGTTTGATATTGTCACCATTTTAAAGAAAGCGCGTCAGGACATTACCGACGTTCGTTGTGAACTCAAAGCAGAACGCGCAGATGCGATTCCTGCAGTATTTACGAAGATTCACCTGCATTTTGTAGTGACGGGTAAAGGTGTTAAAGAGAAGCAAGTGGCGAAAGCTGTCGAGCTTTCTGCCGAAAAATACTGCTCAGCAAGCAAAATGCTGTCTGATGGTGGTGTAGAAATCACGCATGATTTTGAAATTATTGAAGCTGAATAA
- a CDS encoding metallophosphoesterase — MSYQFIQPIHGDRFDIVGDIHGEIDALNSLLHVMGYNLEGKHPEQRKLIFVGDLCDRGQNSIAVIQQVKILMERGNAYCVLGNHELNLLNQSRREGNGWYFGSPHMDDYKSFYSVSATPEDQQWILQFLQTLPIALESDQIRIVHACWDTQSIQQLKSLDKLHLREAYEHFVQQTQKHIDDAGIAEHASREAEQFRDELTDPNSDIPWLKHLAQKEWIEQMYNPIKVTTSGAEYMTDKPIYAGGKWRMKDRLPWWEHYQDDIPVIIGHYWRKFNSAEVKAGLFQQIDPLQWFGHKQNVFCVDYSVGKRYLDRQHQREFSSKLGALRWPEKQVIFEDGSTYSTSRSV, encoded by the coding sequence ATGTCATATCAGTTCATTCAGCCTATACATGGAGATAGGTTCGACATTGTGGGCGATATTCATGGTGAGATCGACGCCTTAAACAGCTTACTGCATGTGATGGGCTATAACCTTGAGGGTAAGCATCCAGAACAGCGCAAATTGATCTTTGTCGGTGATCTCTGTGACCGTGGGCAGAACAGTATTGCCGTGATTCAACAGGTCAAGATTCTGATGGAGCGGGGGAATGCCTACTGTGTACTTGGCAACCATGAATTGAATTTGCTGAATCAATCCCGTCGTGAAGGTAATGGCTGGTATTTTGGCTCACCGCATATGGATGACTATAAATCTTTTTATTCCGTATCGGCCACCCCAGAAGACCAACAATGGATTCTACAATTTCTGCAAACCTTACCCATCGCACTGGAATCTGATCAAATCCGGATTGTGCATGCATGTTGGGATACACAATCTATTCAACAACTCAAATCACTGGACAAACTGCACTTGCGTGAAGCCTATGAGCATTTTGTCCAGCAGACCCAGAAGCATATTGATGATGCGGGTATTGCAGAACACGCATCAAGAGAGGCAGAGCAGTTCCGTGACGAGCTGACTGATCCGAATAGTGATATTCCGTGGCTGAAACATCTGGCGCAAAAGGAATGGATTGAGCAGATGTATAACCCGATCAAGGTCACGACTTCTGGTGCTGAATATATGACAGATAAGCCGATCTATGCAGGTGGTAAGTGGCGTATGAAAGACCGTTTACCATGGTGGGAGCATTATCAGGATGATATCCCGGTGATTATTGGACACTACTGGCGTAAGTTTAATTCGGCTGAAGTCAAAGCTGGACTGTTTCAGCAGATTGATCCATTACAGTGGTTTGGTCATAAGCAGAATGTCTTCTGCGTAGATTATTCAGTCGGGAAACGTTATCTGGATCGACAGCATCAACGAGAATTTTCTAGTAAATTAGGGGCACTTAGATGGCCTGAAAAGCAGGTAATTTTTGAAGATGGTTCAACTTATTCGACTTCTCGATCTGTTTAA
- a CDS encoding NADP-dependent isocitrate dehydrogenase produces MAGGKSTIIYTLTDEAPLLATYSLLPIIETFTKPAGVEIVKTDISVAARVLAEFSDYLTEEQKVADNLAELGRLTQDPSTNIIKLPNISASVAQLTACVKELQSKGYAIPDYPENPTTEEEKALKARFGKCLGSAVNPVLREGNSDRRAPTAVKNYAKKHPHSMNEWKQWSQTHVSHMDEGDFYHGEKSMTLDRARNVKMELITNSGETIVLKPKVALLDGEIIDSMFMSKKALCDFYEKELDDCKEAGILFSLHVKATMMKVSHPIVFGHCVKIYYKDAFEKHGKLFDELGINVNNGMAGLYEKIETLPTSLREEIIRDLHACQEHRPALAMVDSAKGITNFHSPNDVIVDASMPAMIRGGGKMWGADGKPYDCKAVMPESTFARIYQEMINFCKWNGNFDPRTMGTVPNVGLMAQKAEEYGSHDKTFEIPEAGVANITDIETGEVLMSQNVEEGDIWRMCQVKDAPIRDWVKLAVTRARNSGMPAIFWLDPYRPHENELIKKVQTYLKDHDTDGLDIQIMSQVRAMRYTLERVARGLDTISVTGNILRDYLTDLFPIMELGTSAKMLSIVPLMAGGGMYETGAGGSAPKHVQQLVEENHLRWDSLGEFLALAVSLEEMGIKENNPRAKLLANTLDAATGKLLDNDKSPSRRTGELDNRGSHFYLAKFWAEELAAQDQDAELKAKFAPIAQALAENEAKIVEELNTVQGKTVDIGGYYAVDPAKVNAVMRPSTTLNQIIESLQA; encoded by the coding sequence ATGGCTGGTGGAAAGTCAACAATCATTTACACACTGACCGACGAGGCGCCATTGTTGGCGACCTACTCGCTACTGCCGATCATTGAGACCTTTACTAAGCCTGCTGGCGTTGAGATTGTCAAAACTGACATCTCTGTTGCAGCACGCGTGCTCGCAGAATTCTCAGACTACCTGACTGAAGAACAGAAAGTAGCTGACAACCTTGCTGAGCTAGGCCGTCTTACACAAGATCCAAGCACAAATATTATTAAACTTCCTAATATCAGTGCTTCTGTAGCTCAGTTAACAGCATGTGTTAAAGAGCTTCAGTCTAAGGGCTATGCAATTCCTGATTACCCAGAAAACCCAACAACTGAAGAAGAAAAAGCACTTAAAGCACGTTTCGGTAAATGCCTCGGTTCTGCTGTAAACCCAGTATTACGTGAAGGTAACTCTGACCGTCGTGCCCCAACCGCAGTTAAAAACTACGCGAAAAAACACCCACACTCTATGAACGAGTGGAAACAGTGGTCACAAACTCACGTATCACACATGGACGAAGGTGACTTCTACCATGGCGAAAAGTCTATGACTTTAGACCGCGCGCGTAACGTGAAAATGGAATTGATCACGAATTCTGGTGAAACCATCGTTCTTAAGCCAAAAGTTGCGCTTCTAGATGGTGAAATCATCGACTCAATGTTCATGAGCAAAAAAGCGCTTTGCGACTTCTATGAAAAAGAATTAGATGATTGTAAAGAAGCAGGCATCCTGTTCTCTCTACACGTTAAAGCAACCATGATGAAAGTTTCACACCCGATCGTATTTGGTCACTGTGTGAAAATTTACTATAAAGATGCGTTTGAAAAACACGGCAAACTGTTTGATGAGTTAGGCATTAACGTCAACAACGGTATGGCTGGCCTTTACGAGAAGATCGAAACTCTTCCAACTTCTCTACGTGAAGAAATCATCCGTGACCTACATGCTTGTCAAGAACACCGTCCTGCACTTGCAATGGTTGATTCTGCGAAAGGCATCACTAACTTCCACTCTCCAAACGACGTAATTGTAGATGCTTCTATGCCTGCAATGATCCGTGGTGGCGGTAAAATGTGGGGTGCTGACGGCAAACCTTACGACTGTAAAGCTGTAATGCCTGAATCTACATTCGCGCGTATTTACCAAGAAATGATCAATTTCTGTAAATGGAATGGTAACTTCGATCCACGTACTATGGGTACTGTACCTAACGTTGGTTTGATGGCGCAAAAAGCTGAAGAATACGGTTCACACGACAAGACTTTCGAAATTCCAGAAGCGGGTGTTGCGAACATCACTGACATCGAAACTGGTGAAGTGCTGATGTCTCAAAACGTGGAAGAAGGCGATATCTGGCGTATGTGTCAGGTGAAAGATGCACCGATCCGCGACTGGGTGAAACTTGCTGTAACGCGTGCTCGCAACTCTGGCATGCCTGCAATCTTCTGGCTTGACCCGTACCGTCCACATGAAAACGAACTGATCAAGAAAGTACAAACTTACTTGAAAGATCACGACACAGACGGTCTAGACATTCAAATCATGTCTCAAGTACGTGCGATGCGTTATACACTTGAACGTGTTGCTCGCGGCCTGGATACTATTTCAGTAACTGGTAATATCCTGCGTGACTACCTGACTGACTTGTTCCCAATCATGGAACTTGGTACTTCTGCGAAAATGCTGTCTATCGTGCCGTTAATGGCAGGTGGCGGTATGTACGAAACTGGTGCTGGTGGTTCTGCGCCTAAACACGTACAACAGCTGGTTGAAGAAAACCACTTACGTTGGGATTCTCTAGGTGAGTTCTTGGCGCTTGCTGTTTCTCTAGAAGAAATGGGCATCAAAGAAAACAACCCACGTGCGAAACTTCTAGCGAACACACTTGATGCTGCGACTGGTAAATTGCTTGACAATGACAAGTCTCCATCACGTCGTACTGGCGAGCTAGACAACCGTGGTAGCCATTTCTACCTGGCTAAATTCTGGGCTGAAGAGCTTGCTGCGCAAGACCAAGATGCAGAATTGAAAGCGAAGTTTGCACCGATTGCTCAAGCATTGGCTGAAAACGAAGCGAAAATCGTTGAAGAGCTAAACACTGTTCAAGGTAAAACTGTAGACATCGGTGGTTACTACGCGGTTGATCCTGCGAAAGTAAATGCAGTAATGCGCCCAAGTACTACATTGAACCAAATCATTGAATCACTACAAGCTTAA
- a CDS encoding YitT family protein, which translates to MAIQSNPRVIYPTHHPVPLDTRKHSLFEDVQALFSGSLFVSICMTMFAQAGLLTGSTAGLAFVLHYATGWSFSLIYFVINIPFYWFAWKYIGREFTLKTFISVALLSLITFIAPQYLQIDYLHPAFAAIVGGFLMGTGVLFLARHKSSLGGATIISLYAQEKWGMKAGNVQMVIDCIVVLLAIWIVPLDKVLWSILAAVIMGSFLAMHHRPGRYKGH; encoded by the coding sequence ATGGCAATTCAATCTAATCCTCGGGTGATTTACCCGACGCATCATCCTGTACCGCTGGACACCAGAAAACATAGCCTGTTTGAAGATGTTCAAGCCTTATTTTCAGGTTCTCTATTTGTCAGTATCTGTATGACCATGTTTGCTCAGGCAGGATTATTGACCGGGAGTACAGCAGGGCTGGCTTTTGTGCTGCATTACGCCACAGGCTGGTCGTTCAGTCTGATCTATTTTGTGATCAATATTCCTTTTTACTGGTTTGCTTGGAAGTATATTGGCAGGGAATTTACTCTTAAGACTTTTATTTCTGTCGCTTTATTATCGCTGATTACCTTTATTGCACCCCAATATTTGCAGATTGATTATCTGCATCCAGCCTTTGCTGCGATTGTCGGTGGCTTTCTGATGGGAACTGGCGTGCTATTTCTAGCTAGGCATAAGTCCAGTCTTGGTGGTGCAACCATTATTTCCCTGTATGCTCAAGAAAAGTGGGGCATGAAAGCCGGTAATGTGCAGATGGTAATTGACTGTATTGTTGTATTACTTGCAATCTGGATTGTGCCCTTGGATAAAGTGCTCTGGTCAATTTTGGCAGCAGTAATTATGGGAAGTTTTCTGGCAATGCACCATCGTCCTGGACGTTATAAAGGACACTAA
- a CDS encoding ABC transporter ATP-binding protein, which yields MSEQFQEVLRLEGLRKSYNIGQPNEVEVLHGIDLCIERQDFAALIGPSGSGKSTLLNILGLLDQPSSGELYLLGQPTSKMTDTERTALRGNSIGFVFQFHHLIQAFTALNNILMPLMLTHGKPDQQSIDRARELLAAVGLEKYADRKPNELSGGQQQRVAIARALITNPALLLADEPTGNLDTQTAEEMFALFRKVHLERDCAVLLVTHDPRLSATCDRTINLVDGLIQSDTRGQEVAEVSTQ from the coding sequence ATGTCTGAGCAGTTTCAGGAAGTGTTGCGCTTAGAGGGATTACGCAAATCCTATAATATCGGTCAGCCCAATGAAGTAGAAGTCTTGCACGGCATTGACCTGTGTATTGAACGACAAGATTTCGCTGCCTTGATCGGTCCTTCAGGTTCAGGAAAAAGTACCTTATTAAATATTCTGGGGCTGCTAGATCAGCCAAGTAGTGGTGAGTTATATCTGCTGGGACAGCCCACCAGTAAAATGACAGACACTGAACGGACTGCGTTACGGGGTAATAGTATTGGCTTTGTGTTTCAGTTTCATCATCTGATTCAGGCTTTTACTGCTTTGAATAATATTTTGATGCCTCTCATGCTGACTCATGGCAAACCGGATCAACAGTCCATTGATCGGGCACGTGAACTACTGGCAGCGGTCGGGCTGGAAAAATATGCGGATCGTAAACCAAATGAGCTGTCTGGCGGACAGCAGCAACGTGTCGCAATTGCTAGGGCCTTAATCACCAATCCAGCTTTGTTACTGGCCGATGAACCGACCGGAAATCTGGATACGCAAACTGCAGAAGAAATGTTTGCACTATTCCGAAAAGTGCATCTGGAGCGAGATTGTGCCGTGCTCTTGGTCACCCATGATCCGCGTTTGTCAGCCACTTGTGATCGAACTATTAATCTAGTCGATGGTCTGATTCAAAGTGATACTAGAGGACAGGAGGTTGCTGAGGTATCAACGCAATAA
- a CDS encoding ABC transporter permease produces MKNLFGRLWTEWTIAVSFLREGRSQSIMITVGVAVGVAVIVFITALIQGLQSNLVDRTLGTQAHIRLLSPDEVNQVAPTKAGVIQLLLEDKRAQRLRSINNWQQIVTTLDQLLDLTAVSPVVSGPALVQRGDAIESVAIVGIDLERYQQIIPLKDYLQSGQLRIGADDVLIGSELAKDLGVQVGSKLRLDTGQQDSTLVNIAGIFELGVRDLDARYIYLDLKQAQSLLLLPGGVTVIDLRVTDLFQADQIADQVGRLTSLQAESWIETNAQLMNAITSQSLSTNMIIIFVAVSVAFGIASVMSVSVVQRTREIGIMRATGATQSQILRVFLFQGAIFGLIGSAIGSSASYGLVWVFNNFGPGLFYIPVPINLVFLALLLATLTGVLAAAIPARRAAALDPVEAIRHV; encoded by the coding sequence TTGAAAAACTTATTCGGACGGCTATGGACCGAATGGACGATTGCGGTCAGTTTCTTACGTGAAGGCCGGTCACAGTCCATCATGATCACTGTCGGGGTTGCAGTGGGTGTGGCTGTGATTGTGTTCATTACCGCCTTGATTCAGGGCCTGCAATCCAATCTGGTGGATCGGACTTTAGGAACGCAGGCGCATATCCGTTTATTGTCTCCAGATGAAGTCAATCAGGTTGCACCGACCAAAGCAGGCGTAATCCAGCTTTTATTGGAAGATAAACGCGCCCAGCGACTGCGTTCGATTAATAATTGGCAGCAGATTGTCACGACACTGGATCAGTTGCTAGATCTGACAGCTGTATCACCAGTTGTCTCTGGGCCGGCTTTGGTACAACGTGGTGATGCAATTGAATCTGTTGCGATAGTCGGTATTGATCTGGAGCGTTATCAGCAGATTATTCCGTTAAAAGACTACTTGCAGAGCGGTCAGTTAAGGATTGGGGCAGATGATGTCTTAATTGGCAGTGAATTGGCTAAAGATCTCGGGGTTCAGGTTGGGAGTAAATTGCGACTAGATACCGGACAGCAAGACAGTACTTTGGTAAATATTGCTGGAATTTTTGAGCTAGGGGTACGTGATCTGGATGCGCGATATATCTATCTAGATCTGAAGCAGGCACAGTCTTTATTGCTGCTCCCGGGCGGTGTAACAGTCATTGATCTTAGAGTGACCGATCTTTTTCAGGCGGACCAGATTGCGGATCAGGTGGGCCGATTAACCTCTTTACAAGCTGAAAGCTGGATTGAAACCAATGCGCAGTTGATGAATGCGATTACATCTCAGAGCCTTTCCACCAATATGATCATTATCTTCGTTGCTGTTTCAGTCGCATTTGGTATTGCCAGCGTCATGTCAGTCAGCGTAGTACAGCGAACCCGGGAAATCGGGATTATGCGTGCAACCGGTGCAACCCAATCTCAGATCTTAAGAGTTTTCCTATTCCAGGGTGCGATCTTTGGTCTTATTGGCTCGGCAATCGGAAGTTCTGCCAGCTATGGCTTGGTATGGGTGTTTAATAATTTTGGTCCAGGGCTATTTTATATTCCGGTGCCCATCAATCTGGTATTTTTAGCGTTGTTATTGGCAACGCTAACGGGTGTATTGGCCGCCGCTATACCGGCACGTCGTGCAGCAGCATTGGATCCGGTGGAGGCTATTCGTCATGTCTGA
- a CDS encoding efflux RND transporter periplasmic adaptor subunit encodes MRATHYKILIIILLILIVGFGLFRWWKGPELPSYTLKAMPLVQNVVATGRVATVSRAEVGSEIAGVVLERRVQEGDQVKPGDLLVVLKSDELAAQVRQAEVALTELATSRRPQAAAELASAKAQLEQASREANRRRNAEPGILSAEEIEQAVEAQRIARNNFETARIKATALAEGQVEDASLREQLAVANAQLEKTKIRATVAGTVLTRDVEPGDLVQPGQTIFTIAINGNTEIRVPLDERNLSRLALQQKATVIADAYPEQTFPAWINFIAPSIDPQRGTVELKLTVDPVPDFLRQDMTVSVNVETGRRERALAIPNDALTGLKGNKATVLLVRNGKVQRQQVTLGLRGLDRAEVTSGLKEGDQVLANPDASLEDGTRVRLKPQSILIENTASQSNTKNEIPVKFD; translated from the coding sequence TTGCGTGCTACCCACTATAAAATTTTGATTATTATCTTACTGATCCTGATAGTGGGTTTTGGGCTTTTCCGCTGGTGGAAAGGACCAGAGTTGCCGAGCTATACCTTAAAGGCGATGCCATTAGTACAAAATGTGGTGGCAACAGGACGAGTGGCAACGGTATCACGTGCCGAGGTTGGTAGTGAGATTGCAGGGGTAGTGCTGGAACGACGAGTGCAGGAAGGGGATCAAGTCAAGCCGGGCGATCTGCTGGTCGTACTGAAATCAGATGAATTGGCTGCCCAGGTACGTCAGGCCGAAGTAGCATTGACTGAATTAGCCACCAGCCGCCGTCCACAAGCCGCAGCTGAATTAGCCTCGGCCAAAGCCCAGCTTGAGCAGGCCAGCCGTGAAGCCAACCGCCGACGTAATGCAGAGCCAGGAATTCTTTCCGCTGAAGAAATTGAACAGGCAGTCGAAGCGCAAAGGATTGCACGCAATAACTTTGAAACCGCACGGATCAAAGCAACTGCATTGGCAGAGGGGCAGGTTGAAGATGCATCATTACGTGAGCAACTCGCTGTGGCAAACGCTCAACTGGAAAAAACCAAAATTCGGGCAACGGTCGCAGGCACAGTACTGACTCGCGATGTTGAGCCGGGTGATCTGGTTCAGCCGGGACAGACCATATTTACCATTGCAATTAATGGCAATACTGAAATTCGTGTACCACTGGATGAACGCAATTTATCACGACTGGCTTTACAGCAAAAAGCTACAGTGATTGCTGATGCCTATCCGGAACAAACTTTCCCGGCATGGATTAATTTTATCGCCCCAAGTATCGATCCGCAGCGTGGAACAGTTGAGCTTAAACTGACGGTAGATCCGGTACCTGATTTTTTACGTCAGGATATGACTGTTTCAGTCAATGTAGAAACGGGGCGGCGCGAGCGAGCTTTAGCCATACCCAATGATGCTCTCACCGGCCTGAAAGGAAATAAAGCTACGGTATTGTTGGTACGCAATGGCAAGGTTCAACGTCAGCAGGTGACCTTAGGCTTGCGCGGTCTGGATCGTGCTGAAGTAACTTCAGGTTTGAAGGAAGGCGATCAGGTACTGGCGAATCCGGATGCTTCTTTAGAAGACGGCACGCGGGTAAGATTAAAGCCACAAAGTATCTTAATTGAAAATACGGCCAGCCAAAGCAATACCAAAAACGAAATACCGGTGAAATTCGATTGA